The Campylobacter sp. CN_NE2 genome contains a region encoding:
- a CDS encoding response regulator transcription factor → MSVALKELSVLLVEDEAKIRDLLAGVMEKVFKKVITAQNGEEGLKKFKKFNPNIVITDILMPIRDGLEMSKDIRAISPETPIVVLSAFNDKDKLMQAIEIGINKYLLKPIDMDELIYAIETLAKAKIDSSNLIEIGKNYTFSSTKKVLIKNGVEIPLTKKELAFISLLINRLGTLVLHSDIKKNVWIGESVSDAAIRTFIKRVRDKVGADFIKNIPGLGYKIDTKL, encoded by the coding sequence ATGAGTGTAGCGTTGAAGGAATTAAGTGTCCTTTTAGTTGAAGATGAAGCGAAAATTCGTGATTTGTTAGCCGGCGTTATGGAAAAAGTTTTCAAAAAGGTCATAACGGCGCAAAACGGCGAAGAGGGTCTGAAAAAATTTAAAAAATTTAATCCAAATATCGTCATAACCGATATTTTAATGCCGATTCGCGATGGTTTGGAGATGTCAAAAGATATTAGAGCTATTTCGCCTGAGACGCCGATTGTCGTGCTAAGTGCGTTTAATGACAAAGACAAACTTATGCAAGCCATTGAAATCGGCATAAATAAATATCTTTTAAAACCGATTGACATGGACGAGCTAATCTATGCGATTGAGACTTTGGCGAAAGCTAAAATAGATTCTTCAAATTTGATAGAAATCGGCAAAAATTACACATTTAGTTCTACAAAAAAAGTTCTTATTAAAAACGGAGTTGAAATCCCACTAACTAAAAAAGAGCTAGCATTTATTTCGCTTTTGATAAATCGTCTTGGAACGCTTGTTTTGCACTCTGACATCAAAAAAAATGTCTGGATAGGCGAGAGTGTAAGCGATGCGGCGATTCGAACTTTTATTAAACGAGTTAGAGATAAAGTAGGGGCTGATTTTATCAAAAACATACCAGGTCTTGGATATAAGATCGATACAAAACTATGA